In the genome of Nocardiopsis composta, one region contains:
- a CDS encoding oxygenase MpaB family protein — protein MEAGADDDRSELRRISGEAAVLGGAAYAILMQVSHPGVGQGVADHSDFAQRPLDRLRATLTFVYTMAVGTPEEVDRVSRAVRAAHARVRGPGYDARDPELQVWVAATLYEGGLRLYETALGPLPPERREAAYRQAAVYATALGCPADRWPATRADFERYWTGAVAALRPGEAARGIARDLFHPRNPLLVPPVRVQRFLAAGLLPAHVRDGLGLPWGPRSQRRFDRLVAVVRAVYPRLPRRVRTAPMALCMWDMRRRAARGPRPRRRTPHRPAA, from the coding sequence ATGGAAGCGGGAGCGGACGACGACCGGTCGGAACTGCGCCGGATCAGCGGCGAGGCGGCGGTGCTCGGCGGGGCGGCCTACGCGATCCTGATGCAGGTGAGCCACCCCGGGGTGGGGCAGGGCGTCGCCGACCACAGCGACTTCGCCCAGCGCCCCCTGGACCGGCTGCGCGCCACGCTGACCTTCGTCTACACCATGGCCGTCGGGACCCCCGAGGAGGTCGACCGGGTGTCCCGCGCCGTCCGGGCGGCGCACGCCCGGGTCCGCGGACCCGGCTACGACGCGCGCGACCCCGAACTCCAGGTCTGGGTCGCGGCCACCCTGTACGAGGGCGGCCTCCGGCTCTACGAGACGGCGCTGGGACCACTGCCCCCGGAGCGCAGGGAGGCCGCCTACCGGCAGGCGGCGGTGTACGCCACCGCGCTGGGCTGCCCGGCGGACCGCTGGCCGGCGACCCGGGCCGACTTCGAGCGCTACTGGACCGGCGCGGTCGCCGCGCTCCGCCCGGGAGAGGCCGCCCGCGGCATCGCCCGCGACCTCTTCCACCCCCGCAACCCGCTGCTGGTGCCGCCGGTGCGGGTGCAGCGGTTCCTCGCCGCGGGCCTGCTCCCCGCGCACGTGCGCGACGGGCTGGGCCTGCCCTGGGGGCCGCGCTCGCAGCGCCGCTTCGACCGACTCGTCGCCGTGGTCCGCGCCGTCTACCCGCGCCTGCCGCGCCGGGTGCGCACCGCCCCCATGGCGCTGTGCATGTGGGACATGCGCCGCCGCGCCGCCCGCGGCCCCCGCCCGCGCCGCCGTACCCCGCACCGGCCGGCCGCCTGA
- a CDS encoding MFS transporter, producing the protein MALRTSGPAAAARGEGVPGSPRAWFIVGMLVILMALNYADKLAFGLAANPIIEEFGLTATQYGFANSIFYVPFFIATLVVGFYANRTTTTWLLGVIAVLWGVAQISMVFAAGLGMILFSRLLLGGSEGPTYGLVNHAAFKWLREADRSLASSLLSAGGSLGVMIGAPVLTWLIVEHGWRAAFIASGVASIAWCAVWMFVGKEGPLTGAGEGKGAQGKAAEQGGAELDGAAGPEPAAAPAAEPGFWQIVRTPTFIAVSLAAFAANWGISVKLAFMPLYVQNVLGLTEHQTSVYLMVSQLFTMLCVYVGLAFLIKALMGRGVSSRAARGVLGGVCLLVAGVSLFGFVLLPLVPLKLGVSILGALGLIAFPVGSTVIGQIAPTGKRAGVLGAYAAVYGVAGVIGPLVTGLFADAGATQAAGLDSGLLFWGGLTLVCGVVAVAFTRPELDARRLAAGR; encoded by the coding sequence ATGGCACTGCGCACCTCCGGACCGGCCGCGGCGGCTCGCGGCGAAGGGGTCCCCGGCTCCCCGCGGGCCTGGTTCATCGTCGGGATGCTCGTCATCCTGATGGCCCTCAACTACGCGGACAAGCTGGCGTTCGGGCTCGCGGCCAACCCGATCATCGAGGAGTTCGGGCTCACCGCGACCCAGTACGGCTTCGCCAACAGCATCTTCTACGTGCCCTTCTTCATCGCCACCCTGGTCGTCGGGTTCTACGCGAACAGGACCACGACCACCTGGCTGCTGGGCGTCATCGCGGTGCTGTGGGGCGTCGCCCAGATCTCCATGGTCTTCGCCGCCGGGCTCGGCATGATCCTCTTCTCCCGCCTCCTGCTCGGCGGCTCGGAGGGACCCACCTACGGGCTGGTCAACCACGCCGCCTTCAAATGGCTGCGGGAGGCCGACCGGAGCCTGGCCAGCTCACTGCTGTCGGCCGGCGGCTCGCTCGGCGTCATGATCGGCGCCCCGGTGCTGACCTGGCTGATCGTCGAGCACGGCTGGCGGGCGGCGTTCATCGCCTCCGGTGTGGCCAGCATCGCCTGGTGCGCGGTGTGGATGTTCGTCGGCAAGGAGGGGCCGCTCACCGGCGCCGGGGAGGGCAAGGGCGCGCAGGGCAAGGCCGCCGAGCAGGGCGGGGCCGAGCTGGACGGGGCGGCCGGCCCGGAGCCGGCGGCGGCCCCCGCCGCGGAGCCCGGCTTCTGGCAGATCGTGCGCACCCCCACCTTCATCGCGGTCTCCCTGGCCGCGTTCGCCGCCAACTGGGGCATCTCGGTCAAGCTCGCCTTCATGCCGCTCTACGTGCAGAACGTGCTGGGCCTCACCGAGCACCAGACCAGCGTCTACCTGATGGTCAGCCAGCTCTTCACCATGCTCTGCGTCTACGTGGGCCTCGCCTTCCTGATCAAGGCGCTGATGGGCCGGGGCGTGTCCAGCAGGGCCGCGCGCGGCGTGCTCGGCGGGGTGTGCCTGCTGGTCGCGGGGGTCTCGCTGTTCGGGTTCGTGCTGCTGCCACTGGTCCCGCTCAAGCTCGGAGTGAGCATCCTCGGCGCCCTCGGGCTGATCGCCTTCCCGGTGGGCAGCACCGTCATCGGGCAGATCGCCCCGACCGGCAAGCGCGCCGGGGTGCTCGGCGCCTACGCCGCGGTCTACGGCGTCGCCGGCGTGATCGGCCCGCTGGTCACCGGGCTGTTCGCCGACGCGGGCGCCACCCAGGCGGCCGGCCTGGACAGCGGGCTGCTGTTCTGGGGCGGGCTCACCCTGGTCTGCGGGGTGGTCGCGGTGGCCTTCACCCGGCCCGAGCTGGACGCCCGCAGGCTCGCCGCCGGCAGGTAG
- a CDS encoding DUF427 domain-containing protein: MSLTFGGGPLSKNAPGTVNYTLSAPHHALFMQPFPRRVRAVLAGTTVLDTVQGHLLHETSLMPQLYVPTEDLRGGSLTPSDHTTHCPYKGDAAYWHLTVGERTVQNAVWAYPDPKPEASWLRGLSSVYWEAADAWFDEEEEVRAHLRDPYHRVDTRPASVLVRVRHGDQVVALSGNARVLSETGLPNRYYIPPDDVRTDLLVPSGTDYHCPYKGQARYWHLRTGDRDLVDAAWSFTAPLSDGRDVRDHFCFLHDELEITTEPK, translated from the coding sequence ATGTCACTGACCTTCGGCGGTGGTCCGCTCAGCAAGAACGCGCCCGGCACGGTGAACTACACGCTCTCGGCGCCGCACCACGCGCTGTTCATGCAGCCGTTCCCGCGCCGGGTGCGGGCGGTGCTGGCCGGCACCACCGTGCTCGACACCGTCCAGGGCCACCTGCTGCACGAGACCAGCCTGATGCCGCAGCTCTACGTGCCCACCGAGGACCTGCGGGGCGGCAGCCTCACCCCCAGCGACCACACCACGCACTGCCCCTACAAGGGGGACGCGGCCTACTGGCACCTCACCGTCGGCGAGCGCACCGTGCAGAACGCGGTCTGGGCCTACCCCGACCCCAAGCCGGAGGCGTCCTGGCTGCGCGGCCTGTCCTCGGTGTACTGGGAGGCCGCCGACGCCTGGTTCGACGAGGAAGAGGAGGTCCGCGCGCACCTGCGGGACCCCTACCACCGGGTGGACACCCGGCCGGCGAGCGTGCTGGTGCGGGTCCGCCACGGCGACCAGGTCGTCGCGCTGAGCGGGAATGCCAGGGTGCTCTCCGAGACCGGGCTGCCCAACCGCTACTACATCCCGCCGGACGACGTCCGCACCGACCTGCTGGTGCCCAGCGGGACCGACTACCACTGCCCGTACAAGGGCCAGGCGCGCTACTGGCACCTGCGCACCGGCGACCGGGACCTGGTCGACGCGGCCTGGAGCTTCACCGCGCCGCTCTCCGACGGCAGGGACGTGCGCGACCACTTCTGCTTCCTCCACGACGAGCTGGAGATCACCACCGAGCCCAAGTGA
- a CDS encoding ATP-dependent DNA helicase, which yields MPELPDVETLLDAAVTALGGTRREGQAEMAAAVADAVAAQEHLVVQAGTGTGKSLAYLVPAVRHAFAEETTVVVSTATLALQRQLIERDLPRLAAALAPLLGREPTFAILKGRRNYLCRQKLSGAGEAAEDPDTELFDPRQLSAMGRQVKRLHEWAEETETGDRDDLVPGVGDLAWRQVSVAGNECIGAAACPFGQECFAELAREVAGEADIVVTNHALLAIDAMQGYHILPEHPVLVVDEAHELVDRVTSVATAALGDRAVSAAAKRAARLVEPDATERLGEAADGLALMVADLDPGRLDHIDEGLAGAVAAVRDSAHACITAVKSVSAEGDADTTAVRRRTLAALDEVHDAAVRLLESFEPPLRDRTSVVWLAKGPRTAPALHVAPLGVGGLLREKLFGDRTTVLTSATLALGGGFGALAAQWGLGRRTDTAAADGGQGEGGEKGAERTDDADTAAGEPRWRGLDVGSPFDHRRSGILYVARHLPPPGRDGLDERYLKEIEELIGAAGGRTLGLFSSMRAASAAAEEMRERLDLPILCQGEDSTGQLVERFAADEQSCLFGTLSLWQGVDVPGPSLQLVIVDRIPFPRPDDPLASARQRSIGAHGGNGFMAVAATHAALLLAQGTGRLLRSTDDRGVIAVLDPRLATARYGGFLRSSLPPYWETGDPEVARGALRRLDALAAERRPAPAAAG from the coding sequence GTGCCTGAACTCCCCGATGTCGAGACCCTGCTGGACGCGGCCGTCACCGCCCTGGGCGGCACCCGGCGCGAGGGCCAGGCGGAGATGGCCGCGGCCGTCGCCGACGCCGTCGCCGCCCAGGAGCACCTGGTGGTGCAGGCCGGGACCGGAACCGGGAAGTCGCTGGCCTACCTGGTGCCGGCCGTCCGCCACGCCTTCGCCGAGGAGACCACCGTCGTGGTCTCCACCGCCACCCTCGCGCTGCAGCGCCAGCTGATCGAGCGGGACCTGCCCCGGCTGGCCGCGGCGCTCGCGCCGCTGCTCGGCCGCGAGCCGACCTTCGCGATCCTCAAAGGGCGCCGGAACTACCTGTGCCGGCAGAAGCTGAGCGGCGCCGGGGAGGCCGCCGAGGACCCCGACACAGAGCTCTTCGACCCCCGCCAGCTCTCCGCGATGGGGCGCCAGGTGAAGCGGCTGCACGAGTGGGCGGAGGAGACCGAGACCGGCGACCGGGACGACCTCGTCCCCGGCGTCGGCGACCTCGCCTGGCGGCAGGTGTCGGTGGCCGGCAACGAGTGCATCGGCGCCGCGGCCTGCCCGTTCGGCCAGGAGTGCTTCGCCGAGCTGGCACGCGAGGTGGCCGGCGAGGCCGACATCGTGGTCACCAACCACGCGCTGCTCGCGATCGACGCCATGCAGGGCTACCACATCCTCCCCGAGCACCCGGTGCTGGTCGTGGACGAGGCCCACGAGCTGGTCGACCGGGTCACCTCGGTGGCCACCGCCGCGCTGGGCGACCGGGCCGTCTCGGCCGCGGCCAAGCGCGCCGCGCGCCTGGTCGAGCCGGACGCCACCGAGCGGCTGGGCGAGGCCGCCGACGGGCTCGCCCTGATGGTCGCCGACCTGGACCCCGGCCGGCTGGACCACATCGACGAAGGGCTGGCCGGCGCGGTCGCGGCGGTGCGCGACTCCGCGCACGCCTGCATCACCGCGGTCAAGTCGGTCAGCGCCGAGGGCGACGCGGACACCACCGCGGTCCGCCGCCGCACCCTGGCCGCCCTGGACGAGGTGCACGACGCCGCGGTCCGGCTGCTGGAGTCCTTCGAGCCGCCGCTGCGCGACCGCACCTCGGTGGTGTGGCTGGCCAAAGGGCCGCGCACCGCGCCCGCCCTGCACGTCGCCCCGCTCGGCGTCGGCGGGCTGCTCCGGGAGAAGCTCTTCGGCGACCGCACCACCGTGCTCACCTCGGCCACCCTCGCGCTGGGCGGCGGCTTCGGCGCGCTGGCCGCGCAGTGGGGCCTGGGACGGCGGACCGACACCGCCGCCGCGGACGGCGGGCAGGGCGAGGGCGGCGAGAAGGGCGCGGAGCGGACCGACGACGCCGACACCGCGGCCGGCGAGCCGCGCTGGCGCGGGCTGGACGTCGGCTCCCCCTTCGACCACCGGCGCAGCGGCATCCTGTACGTGGCCCGGCACCTGCCGCCGCCCGGCCGGGACGGGCTGGACGAGCGGTACCTGAAGGAGATCGAGGAGCTGATCGGAGCGGCCGGCGGGCGCACCCTGGGGCTGTTCTCCTCGATGCGGGCCGCCTCCGCCGCGGCGGAGGAGATGCGCGAGCGGCTGGACCTGCCGATCCTGTGCCAGGGGGAGGACTCCACCGGTCAGCTGGTGGAGCGCTTCGCCGCGGACGAGCAGAGCTGCCTGTTCGGCACCCTTTCGCTCTGGCAGGGGGTGGACGTCCCCGGGCCGTCGCTGCAGCTGGTCATCGTCGACCGGATCCCCTTCCCGCGGCCGGACGACCCGCTGGCCTCGGCGCGGCAGCGCTCCATCGGGGCGCACGGCGGCAACGGCTTCATGGCGGTGGCGGCCACGCACGCCGCGCTGCTGCTGGCCCAGGGCACCGGGCGGCTGCTGCGCTCCACCGACGACCGGGGGGTGATCGCGGTGCTCGACCCGCGGCTGGCCACCGCCCGCTACGGCGGCTTCCTGCGCTCCTCGCTGCCGCCCTACTGGGAGACCGGCGACCCGGAGGTGGCCCGGGGCGCGCTCCGCCGCCTCGACGCCCTCGCCGCAGAGCGCCGGCCCGCCCCGGCGGCGGCGGGCTGA
- a CDS encoding DUF6315 family protein → MKRDLTALCCECGRSRQVSDYQGIGEAQSAYGLARCVVRRLCRTCGHRTYHAYLRDDADRDELEEALKLDDAMAGEALEEEIQQLRLCDVEIGHAPVPAVWDGQPVGMVTQRLADRSYSVVLDPGASVVARLKLIDLVWSELATGEHDDRWQFQPGEDDESPGYAVRLFGYRLRR, encoded by the coding sequence ATGAAGCGGGATCTCACGGCCTTGTGCTGCGAATGCGGCCGGAGCCGCCAGGTGAGCGACTACCAGGGCATCGGCGAGGCGCAGTCCGCCTACGGCCTGGCCCGGTGCGTCGTCCGGCGCCTCTGCCGCACCTGCGGCCACCGCACCTACCACGCCTACCTGCGCGACGACGCCGACCGCGACGAGCTCGAAGAGGCCCTGAAGCTGGACGACGCGATGGCCGGGGAGGCCCTGGAGGAGGAGATCCAGCAGCTCCGTCTCTGCGACGTCGAGATCGGGCACGCCCCGGTGCCGGCCGTCTGGGACGGCCAGCCCGTGGGGATGGTGACCCAGCGGCTCGCCGACCGCTCCTACTCGGTGGTCCTGGACCCGGGCGCATCGGTGGTCGCCCGGCTGAAACTGATCGACCTGGTCTGGAGCGAGCTGGCCACCGGCGAGCACGACGACCGCTGGCAGTTCCAGCCCGGTGAGGACGACGAGTCCCCCGGGTACGCGGTCCGGCTCTTCGGCTACCGGCTGCGCCGCTAG